One window from the genome of Tachypleus tridentatus isolate NWPU-2018 chromosome 11, ASM421037v1, whole genome shotgun sequence encodes:
- the LOC143231356 gene encoding putative ammonium transporter 2, which translates to MISSTSLFDSGCALYHPWEALIVGMVGSLFANFIARVLNKLKIDDPVGAVSIHGSGSIWGMIAVGLFVEKDSLLFLSKEKAGLFRGGGWSLLGAQTLAITTIMTWSVVCTYILLFAINKVIPIRMSLEDELAGADFVEHNIRHEWHPPGQNLHLFAISTQEETMGPDIEITAESLQEKSDLNSSEHVEFIAIPIQVDEIETKFRKTKETWLNDSNHSISLN; encoded by the exons ATGATTTCCAGTACTTCATTGTTTGACT CTGGATGTGCTCTTTATCATCCATGGGAAGCCCTTATAGTGGGTATGGTAGGATCTTTGTTTGCCAATTTCATAGCCCGTGTGCTTAATAAGCTTAAAATTGACGATCCTGTCGGAGCTGTTTCGATTCATGGCAGTGGCTCTATCTGGGGAATGATTGCGGTAGGACTGTTTGTGGAAAAAGATTCCCTGTTGTTCTTGAGTAAAGAAAAGGCTGGACTTTTTCGTGGAGGTGGATGGTCTCTTTTGGGAGCACAGACATTGGCTATCACTACCATCATGACCTGGAGTGTTGTATGCACTTATATCCTATTATTC GCCATCAACAAGGTTATACCAATTCGTATGTCTTTAGAAGACGAGTTGGCAGGTGCTGACTTCGTAGAGCATAACATTCGTCACGAATGGCATCCTCCTGGGCAAAACCTTCATCTCTTTGCTATCAGTACACAAGAAGAAACCATGGGTCCAGATATTGAAATAACAGCTGAATCATTACAAGAGAAAAGCGATTTAAACAGTTCAGAGCATGTGGAGTTCATCGCTATACCTATACAGGTAgatgaaatagaaacaaaattcagaaaaacaaaggAAACGTGGTTAAATGACAGTAATCATTCTATTTCTCTTAATTAA